Genomic DNA from Halobaculum sp. CBA1158:
GGTCGTTCTCCGAGCGACCGAGGTCCAACACGGCGTTGGTCGCCAGCGCCGTCGCCAGCGACGCCGCGCCGCTGACGCCGAACCCGGAACCGATGGGCACGTCGCTGGCGACCTCCACCTCGACTTCGTCGGCGACGGCTAACGCCGCGAGCACGCGGTCGACGGGTTCCATCTCGGCCGGAACACCGTCGATCACCACGCCGTCGGTGGCGTCGCTGGCATCGGTGGCGTCGGCGGCGGGGGCGGTGGTATCGTCGCCGGCGGCTGGAGCGGCCTCGTCGCCGTCGAGCGCCCGGACGGTCACCTCGACGCCGTCCGAGAGCGCGAGGCCCGCGCCGCGAGAGCCGGCGCGGGCGGGGTCGTCGTCCGGGTACGGCGCGAAGAAGGCGGTGACGTGACCCGGCGCGAACGCGGTCGCCTCGTCCATACTCGCGACACCGCCGGGGGGCGAGTATGGGTTTCGGTTCCGGGCGACGCGCGACCGTCCGTGCGGGCCGACGGGACGCCCGCGACCCGCGAACTTTTGCGCGTTCGTGCGCCCCGTCCACGCATGGAACACGTCGTCGTCGACGACCTCGACAACTCCCTGCAGCCGGCCGCGGTGATGCGTCACCTCACCGAACCGCTCGGCTGCGAGGACCTCGCGATCAACTACTACGAGCTCGCCCCCGGCGACTCCTTCGCGTTCGCGTACCACAACCACGAGGTGCAAGAGGAGGTCTTCGTCGTGCTCTCGGGGACCGCCACGTGGGTGGTCGGCCCCGAGCCGGCGGACTCGGACGACCCGACCGCCGCCGACCCGGGCGACCCCCGGGAACGCCGCGAGGTCGAGGTCGGACCGATGGAGGCGATCCGGGTCCCGCCGGGACAGTTCCAGCGCGGGTGGAACCGGCGTCCGTCGGAGACGGACGGCGACGGCAACGGCGACGGCGGGGGGCCCGCCAAAGCCGAGCGGGTAACGGCGCTGGCGCTCGGCGCACCGCTGGCGTACGGCGAGCAGCTGAAGCGCGACGACTGCCCCGCCTGCGGCGAGGAGGTCGCCGTGACCATCGAGCGCGCGCCGGACGAAGCGGAATCGCTGATCACCGTCTGCGACGACTGCGGCGGCGAGGTGGCGCGCTGGCGACGCGGCGCAGACGGGGAGAACGAACGGGTCAAGTGAGCCGCGGAGGAACCGATCCGCGGACGCGACGCCGGCCGGTCAGGGCGAGAGCCGCTGGCGGTCGCGCGGGAAGAGGACGGCCTCGCGGATGTTGTCCAGGCCGAGCATCGTCATGAGGAGGCGCTCTGCGCCCATCCCCCAGCCGGCGTGCGGGGGCATCCCGTAGCGGAACATCTCGGTGTAGTACTCGAACTCCTCGGGGTCGAGCCCCTGCTGCTCGAAGCCCTCGATGAGGCGCTCGTGGCGGTGCTCGCGCTGGCCGCCCGACACCAGCTCCATGCGCGGGTGCATCATGTCGAAGCCGGTCGACGTCTCGGGATCGTCGTCGTGGTCCTTGATGTAGAACGGCTTGACCTCCGAGGGCCAGTCGGTGATGAAGTAGTGTTCGCCGACCGCCTGCCCGAGCACGTGCTCGGCCTCGGTGGAGAGGTCGTCGCCCCACGCGAGGTGCTCGTCGAGCTCGCCGGTCGCGTTGATCCGGTCGAGGGCGTCCTGGTAGCTCAAACGCGGGAAGTCGCCGTCGGGAGCCTCGAACTCGTCGGCGATGTCGAGCGCCTCGAGCTCGTCGGCGCAGTTCTCGGCGACGGCCTCGTAGGCGGCCGTCGTGACCGCCTCGGCCACGTCCATCGCCTCCGAGAAGTCGCAGAACGCGCCCTCGAAGTCGATGGAGTGGGCCTCGTTGAGATGCCGGGGCGTGTTGTGCTCCTCCGCGCGGAAGATCGGACCGATCTCGAAGACGCGCTCGACGTTGGAGCCGGCGATCAGCTGCTTGAACAGCTGCGGGCTCTGGTTCATGAACGCCTCCTCGCCGAAGTAGGAGATGGGGAACAGCTCCGTGCCGCCCTCGGTGCCGGTGGCGACGATCTTCGGCGTGTTGATCTCCGTGGCGTCGTGGCTCCGGAACGCCTCGCGGACGGCGCGAAGCACCTCGGCGCGGATCTCGAACACCGCCTGTACCTCGGGCTTGCGGAGGTCCAGCGTGCGGTTGTCGAGTCGGGTGGGGAGTTCGGCGTCGACCTTGCCCGAGGGGTCGAGCGGCAGTTCGGGGTCGGCGGGCGCGACGATCTCGATGCTCGTGGGGACGACCTCGACGCCGGTGGGGGCGCGCGGCTCCTCTTTCACGTCGCCCTCGACCTTCAGGACGGACTCGCGGTGGGCGTCCAGCCCCGTCTCCACGAGGTCGTCGTCCATCTCGTCTTTCTCGAGTTTGATCTGGATCTTCCCGCGCTTGTCGCGGAGGATCAGGAAGGCGATTCCGCCGAGGTCGCGGGTCTCGTGGACCCAGCCGGCGACCGTGACCGCCTCGCCGGGGGTCGCGTCCGCCGTGTAGGTTCGACCGTGCATGCACGTCGATTCCGGCGCGAGGCTTTAAACTCGGTCGATCCCCGTCGTCGCGCCCCGGGACGGAGTCTCACGGAGGAGCGGGTCGGCCGCGACGGCGGCCGCGTGGGGTAGGCTTATTGCCCGCGCATCGAATCGCTCGGCAGTGACCGATCCGGAAGGGGCCGCCGGATCGACCGCGGCGGACGGTGCGGGCGGCCCGGAGTCGGGGGAGGAAGCGACCGACGCAGTCGACAGCGGCGTCGCCGGCGATCGCTCGTGGTTCTCGCCGGCGCTGGCGGCCAGCGGGCTGTTCACCGCCGCGCTCGCGCTCGGAACCGCGGGCGTGGTGTTCGCCTCGCCGTCCCGCACGCCGGGGTCGGTCGTGCTCGGGCTGACGGGGCCGCTGTGTGCGATCTGGGCGTACGGGGTCGTCCTCCTGTGGGTCGCGCGGGCGGAGCCGCCCCGGCGACACCACGTCCGGCTGTCGGGGTGGCTCGTCGTCGGCGTCGTCCCGCTGGTCGTCGGCGCGGTCGTGACGCAGGCGTACAGTTCGGCCGTCGGCGCGCTCGACGGGATCTCGCCGGGCGCGGCGGGCGTGTGGGCCTGCGGCGGCGTCGTCTTCGGCGCGGCCGTCGGCATCGGCGACGTTCGCGTTCGCATGCGGACCGCCGAGGCCGAGCGGGCGAACGCCCGCAACGAGCGCCTTGTCGAGGTGCTGACGGTGCTCAACCGGGTGTTGCGCCACGACGTGCGCAACGACCTCACGGTCATCGCGGGCTACATCGACCTCGCGCGCCGCGAGGGCGACCCGGAAATCGCCGAGTACCTCGACGGGATCGAGGCGCGCGCCGAGCGAATCGAGCGCCTGAGCGACCACGCGCGCCTCGCCGAGAACGCCGTCCTCGGCGACGACGGCGTCGAGGGGACGACCGACCTGGGGCTCGTCGCCGAGCGCGTCGTCGGCACCGTCGGTCGGGACTTCCCGGCGGCGACGGTGTCGGTGGCGGTCGAAGACGGCCCGAGCCCGCGGGTTCCCGGGCACGACCTGCTGGAGTCGGCGCTGCACAACGTCGTCGAGAACGCCGTCGAGCACGCCGGCCGCGACGATCCCACGGTCGAGGTCGCCGTGCGCGTGCGTCCCGCGGACGACCTCGCGGCCGACCGGCGGCCGACGCTCGGCGACGACGGCGGGCGCGTCGCCGCCGACGAGGTCGTCGAGATCGAGGTCGCAGACGACGGCCCGGGCTTCCCCGAACGCGAGCGCACCGTGCTGGAGGAGGGCGGCGAGGACGCATTAGAGTCCAGTTCCGGGATGGGGCTGTGGGTGGTCCATTGGATCGTCGACGCCGTCGGCGGCACGGCGTCGGTCGCCGACCGCGAAGGCGGCGGCAGCGTCGTCACCCTCCGGTTCCCGCGAGCCGACGCCGAGTGAGTCGGGGCGGTCGGCGGCACCTGGCGGGTGCGACGGGGATCGCCGAGGGCGAGCGCGTTCGGGAATCAGAGCGTCGGTGGACGAAATCACCGGGGAGCGAGTGCGCCGGAGGAACGATGGCGGGAGCGGTCGGTCGCGTCGCCCGCGCGGGTACGTCGACGGGATCGGGAGCGGCTACGCGTCGGCGAGTTCGGCGTGGGCGTCGCCGACGCCCTCGACGGTCTCGCGGACGGCGTCGGCCCCCTCGTCGTGGAGGAGGTCGCCGACGACGACGGTGTCGGCCACCCGACCCATCTCGTAGGCGTCGTCGTAGCCGTGGATGCCGCCGCCGTAGAAGAGCGTCGAGTCGTCGAGGGCGTCGTGGGCGGCCTTGACGGTCTCGCGGTCGCCGAGGGTGCCCGAGTACTCGACGTAGACGATGTCCTGGCCGAACATCTTCTCGGCGACGCGGGCGTACGCGCCCACCTCCTCGGGCGTGAGGTCGCAGTCGGCGCTGGTGAGCTGTGCGGCGGAGGCGTCGGGGTTGAGCACGATGTACGCCTCGGTGTGGGTGCGGTCCCAGTCGAGGTCGTCGGCGATGCGGACCCACTCCTTGTGCGCGCCGGTGATCCAGAACGGCTCGCCGGCGTTGAACACCGTCGGGATGAGGTAG
This window encodes:
- a CDS encoding cupin domain-containing protein; its protein translation is MEHVVVDDLDNSLQPAAVMRHLTEPLGCEDLAINYYELAPGDSFAFAYHNHEVQEEVFVVLSGTATWVVGPEPADSDDPTAADPGDPRERREVEVGPMEAIRVPPGQFQRGWNRRPSETDGDGNGDGGGPAKAERVTALALGAPLAYGEQLKRDDCPACGEEVAVTIERAPDEAESLITVCDDCGGEVARWRRGADGENERVK
- the aspS gene encoding aspartate--tRNA(Asn) ligase, with translation MHGRTYTADATPGEAVTVAGWVHETRDLGGIAFLILRDKRGKIQIKLEKDEMDDDLVETGLDAHRESVLKVEGDVKEEPRAPTGVEVVPTSIEIVAPADPELPLDPSGKVDAELPTRLDNRTLDLRKPEVQAVFEIRAEVLRAVREAFRSHDATEINTPKIVATGTEGGTELFPISYFGEEAFMNQSPQLFKQLIAGSNVERVFEIGPIFRAEEHNTPRHLNEAHSIDFEGAFCDFSEAMDVAEAVTTAAYEAVAENCADELEALDIADEFEAPDGDFPRLSYQDALDRINATGELDEHLAWGDDLSTEAEHVLGQAVGEHYFITDWPSEVKPFYIKDHDDDPETSTGFDMMHPRMELVSGGQREHRHERLIEGFEQQGLDPEEFEYYTEMFRYGMPPHAGWGMGAERLLMTMLGLDNIREAVLFPRDRQRLSP
- a CDS encoding HAMP domain-containing sensor histidine kinase gives rise to the protein MTDPEGAAGSTAADGAGGPESGEEATDAVDSGVAGDRSWFSPALAASGLFTAALALGTAGVVFASPSRTPGSVVLGLTGPLCAIWAYGVVLLWVARAEPPRRHHVRLSGWLVVGVVPLVVGAVVTQAYSSAVGALDGISPGAAGVWACGGVVFGAAVGIGDVRVRMRTAEAERANARNERLVEVLTVLNRVLRHDVRNDLTVIAGYIDLARREGDPEIAEYLDGIEARAERIERLSDHARLAENAVLGDDGVEGTTDLGLVAERVVGTVGRDFPAATVSVAVEDGPSPRVPGHDLLESALHNVVENAVEHAGRDDPTVEVAVRVRPADDLAADRRPTLGDDGGRVAADEVVEIEVADDGPGFPERERTVLEEGGEDALESSSGMGLWVVHWIVDAVGGTASVADREGGGSVVTLRFPRADAE
- a CDS encoding phosphoglycerol geranylgeranyltransferase; this encodes MSAPWAEWDHVLKIDPDKELHADETFADACRTGTDAIEIGGTLDVTSEKATRVIEACKEHNVPLYQEPSNPGVVVEDPALDGYLIPTVFNAGEPFWITGAHKEWVRIADDLDWDRTHTEAYIVLNPDASAAQLTSADCDLTPEEVGAYARVAEKMFGQDIVYVEYSGTLGDRETVKAAHDALDDSTLFYGGGIHGYDDAYEMGRVADTVVVGDLLHDEGADAVRETVEGVGDAHAELADA